In Pseudomonas fluorescens, one genomic interval encodes:
- a CDS encoding c-type cytochrome, whose translation MKNTVALLLALTATAVLFSSTTRAAGDPQAGEKIFPRLCGGCHQVGPDARPGFGPQLNGIIGRAAGTSANYVYSEAMKNSGKTWDRETLTAYLKDPKGVVPGTRMIFWGLSDEEKIDNLLAYLQQFSN comes from the coding sequence ATGAAAAACACCGTTGCACTCTTGCTTGCCTTGACCGCCACCGCCGTACTGTTCAGCTCGACCACCCGCGCCGCAGGCGATCCGCAGGCCGGCGAAAAGATCTTCCCGCGCCTGTGCGGCGGCTGCCACCAGGTTGGCCCGGATGCGCGCCCGGGGTTCGGCCCGCAACTCAACGGCATCATCGGTCGAGCGGCCGGCACCTCGGCCAATTACGTGTATTCCGAGGCGATGAAAAATTCGGGCAAGACCTGGGACCGCGAAACGCTGACGGCGTATCTGAAAGATCCAAAGGGCGTGGTGCCGGGCACACGAATGATTTTCTGGGGGCTGAGTGACGAGGAGAAGATCGATAATTTGCTGGCGTATCTGCAGCAGTTCTCCAATTAA
- a CDS encoding sensor domain-containing diguanylate cyclase, which produces MLKASLRSHLTLWFAGLSLLTLAIVGFYVGHIATEQMKQVSGNSLLNTARSAATLLGDQLRERQLEVYLLSRAPHLERGDLDNPAILKSMQLRTQARAEYAWMGVTDADGHVHQAVNNLLVGQSVQQRPWFQAGLRGEYTGDPHEAVLLAKLLPGTPNGEPLRFIDFAAPIRNADGQVIGVLGAHAHWSWVTRIVESAAFSHKNASPDIEALIIDHDGKVLYPEALMGQQLAVNDSKSPGWSVGNGYLTSMVTVPTPSSTALSWSIAVRQPLDTALEPARLLLYKLLLLGVAAAVAFGLVAYYLAQYLSRPIEQLAHSAKQVQNQQPGAHFPLQHPVREIAQLGQSIDAMTRSLLAKERELQEANASLEATVAQRTAALMQANADLLNLATHDALTGVYNRRRFDEKLSEYSLLFRRTGRPFALLLIDADHFKRINDTYGHAIGDDVLQQLAQLIQVSVRATDFVARYGGEEFAVLLPEVAQPDTPEVVAEKIRVAVAQAHFPEIGQVTVSIGVALADPADNSHTMLIKRADQQLYQAKAAGRNQVA; this is translated from the coding sequence ATGCTCAAAGCCAGTCTGCGAAGTCACCTGACCCTCTGGTTCGCCGGTTTGTCCCTGCTGACCCTGGCGATCGTCGGCTTCTATGTCGGGCATATCGCCACCGAACAGATGAAACAGGTCAGCGGCAATTCACTGCTCAATACCGCGCGTTCTGCGGCAACGTTGCTCGGTGACCAATTACGCGAGCGCCAGCTGGAGGTCTACCTGCTCAGCCGTGCGCCGCATCTGGAACGCGGCGACCTCGACAACCCGGCGATTCTCAAATCGATGCAACTGCGCACCCAGGCCCGGGCCGAGTATGCGTGGATGGGCGTGACCGATGCCGATGGCCATGTGCATCAAGCGGTGAATAATTTGCTGGTCGGGCAATCGGTGCAGCAACGGCCATGGTTCCAGGCTGGCCTGCGGGGTGAGTACACCGGTGACCCACACGAAGCGGTGTTGCTGGCCAAACTGCTGCCGGGAACGCCCAACGGCGAACCGCTGCGTTTCATCGACTTCGCCGCCCCGATCCGCAACGCCGACGGCCAGGTGATTGGCGTGCTGGGCGCGCACGCGCACTGGAGCTGGGTGACGCGTATCGTCGAATCGGCAGCGTTCTCGCATAAAAATGCGTCGCCGGATATCGAAGCGCTGATCATCGATCACGACGGCAAGGTGCTGTACCCGGAAGCCCTGATGGGCCAGCAACTGGCGGTGAATGATTCGAAGTCGCCGGGCTGGTCGGTCGGCAACGGTTACCTGACCAGCATGGTCACCGTACCGACGCCTTCGAGTACGGCGTTGTCCTGGTCGATTGCCGTGCGCCAGCCACTGGACACCGCTCTGGAGCCGGCGCGCCTGCTGCTCTATAAATTGTTGCTGCTGGGTGTGGCCGCCGCCGTGGCATTCGGGCTGGTGGCGTACTATCTGGCGCAGTATCTGAGCCGGCCGATCGAGCAACTCGCGCACTCGGCCAAACAGGTGCAGAACCAGCAGCCCGGCGCACACTTCCCGCTGCAGCACCCGGTGCGGGAAATCGCCCAGCTTGGGCAGTCGATCGACGCCATGACCCGGTCGCTGCTGGCCAAGGAGCGCGAACTGCAGGAAGCCAACGCCTCGCTGGAAGCCACCGTAGCCCAGCGCACCGCGGCACTGATGCAGGCCAATGCCGACCTGTTGAACCTGGCGACCCACGACGCCCTGACCGGCGTCTACAACCGTCGCCGCTTCGATGAAAAACTCAGCGAGTACAGTCTGCTGTTCCGCCGCACCGGGCGACCGTTTGCCCTGCTGCTGATCGACGCCGATCACTTCAAGCGTATCAACGACACCTACGGCCACGCGATTGGCGACGACGTGTTGCAGCAATTGGCGCAACTCATTCAGGTCAGCGTGCGCGCCACAGACTTCGTCGCCCGTTATGGCGGCGAGGAATTCGCCGTACTGCTGCCGGAAGTCGCCCAGCCTGATACTCCAGAGGTGGTCGCCGAAAAGATCCGTGTCGCCGTGGCCCAGGCGCACTTTCCCGAGATCGGACAGGTCACGGTGAGCATTGGCGTCGCGCTGGCCGACCCGGCGGACAACAGCCACACGATGCTGATCAAACGTGCCGACCAGCAGCTGTATCAGGCGAAAGCGGCGGGCCGTAATCAGGTGGCTTGA
- a CDS encoding chorismate mutase has translation MTPLRNALTCSLLVLFSHTAGAAEPPVSSESLRPLLTTLNERLNIGDLVALTKWDSGKPIQDSPREAQVIANARTLATEHQLDTEEVAQLIAAQMEANKLVQYGLLAQWQAAGAAPDTPRPDLAGQIRPRLDELQTRLLRQYADFAPHRRDPNCPVWLAKARQGLTHDALHDLALTRATGELCIRAQKL, from the coding sequence ATGACTCCGTTGCGAAATGCTCTGACCTGTTCCCTGCTGGTTCTGTTCAGCCACACTGCCGGCGCCGCCGAGCCCCCTGTTTCCTCCGAATCGTTGCGTCCGTTGCTGACAACCTTGAACGAACGCCTGAACATCGGCGACCTAGTGGCGCTGACCAAATGGGACAGTGGCAAGCCGATTCAGGACAGCCCGCGCGAAGCCCAGGTCATCGCCAATGCCCGCACCCTGGCGACCGAACACCAACTCGACACCGAAGAAGTCGCCCAGTTGATCGCTGCACAAATGGAGGCAAACAAACTGGTGCAGTACGGATTGCTCGCGCAATGGCAGGCGGCTGGTGCGGCGCCGGACACGCCGCGACCGGATCTGGCCGGGCAGATTCGTCCGCGCCTGGACGAGCTGCAAACCCGCCTGCTGCGCCAGTACGCCGACTTCGCGCCGCATCGCCGCGACCCGAATTGCCCGGTCTGGCTGGCCAAGGCCCGGCAGGGCCTGACACACGACGCACTGCATGATCTGGCCCTGACCCGCGCCACCGGAGAACTATGCATTCGGGCGCAGAAGCTCTGA